CACACACAGTGTAGGCTAttcacctacttactggtttctGTTGCCTCAGTCTGCGTCTCCCAGTTACTTTCTGTTTCTCACAACTCCTCACAGCTCAAGTGTCAAAACATGTAGGGGCTCTTTGCGAGCTGGTTCCCAACTCGTATCTGCAGTCAAGAGCGATCACTGGTTAATGGTCATCATGTGACAGATGCAAGAAAGATCCTTTAATTTAGCAGAACTGTGATTaaaagttaaatattattgttgaggagCACAGGCAGGAcgccacacatacacaaaaaaccctcaacaaaagggcactttgggtcCACACCAGGAAAGGGCTGGGCAGGCAAGGAAAAAACTACTTTCAGTAATTGTTAACTCAGAGCTAGTAGAGCacaggtgtccaactccaggcctcgagggccgggatcctgcaggttttagatgtgtttaTGATCCAACCCCTGAGGTAAGTGTACAGGTGAGCACGACCGTGAGGATGCCTTCATTACAGGAAGTAAACACCTCCTCACGGAGGTGACGGATCAACCCTTAAACTCTTCATGAGCTGCTCTGAGGAGCAGCTGCACCTGCTCCTCTTCATCACGCTTCTCCTCTTCATTTCCCTCCTGCTCTTCATCACCCAAAGCGATTTTCAGCCAAACTCACAAAGaagaaaagtttttgttttccccTCCTTTGTTCTTCTGTGAGTCCCAGGCTCTGGAGAGGAGGTGGGTGAtgaagagggagaggaagaggaggaggcggaCGAGACTCATTTCCATGTGAAAAAAACCATTAAAACCAATAAAACTATTTAGAGGGACACGTTCAAACGGAGCAGCTTTATTGATGGTGACGCCTGGGAACAAAATACCACACACacgttagttagttagttatttggttagttagttagttagttagttagttagagttttattttgaagcccCCCCGTGTGCGCGGAGCGGAGGCTCAGAGCCGCTGCTGGCCGACACACAGCGCTGTTCTGCGCGGAGCGGAGGGCGGAGAGCCGGGCAAAGCCGAAGCAGCTGGAGCGTTAAACCCGGACTCGGAGCCGAGCGTGCGGGACTCAAGGCGCCTCCGTGTCTGGAGCGGGTCTGGATTCATGCTGATGCCGTGCAGTCCGCTGCGGTCCGGATCCGTGTAGTTCGGCGGGTCGTGGTGGGGAGGATGGAGGGGAGGGAGAAGCCCAGACCCGGTCCGGATTACCTGATGCAACTCATGAACGACAAGAAGCTGATGAGCGGTCTGCCGAACTTCTGCGGAATCTTCCAGCACCTGGAGAGGCTCCTGGACGAAGGTGAGACCCGCACGCGCGCGAGAGGGTTTAAATCAAAGGAAAAGTTTACTGAAACCATCCtgatactttttcttttaaaacttcTACAAGTTAAAGTGCTGGCAGTACTACATGTACTGCAGTAAGTACTGTCAGAAAGTGTGCTATGTGTTTTCAGAGTAAAAGTACTGTCTGAAGCATACTCGAGTAACGTATCATACTTTAGTGATCATGGATTTTAATAACTGATCatcatttattgatttcattgatcagaaagattaaaaaacaaatgggTGAGCTGGCACGTTTAACCCCACCCACAATTTTCACTAATCAGTAGGAATCCAACTCAGTCACTTTACAGCCTCATTGCATTATTAGGGGCATGGCCtctgtgactgacaggtggatgggACACAGGCGGCTCTTGTTGCTGTCTGCTAGCTTCTCCTGAACTGGACCTcggctgtgtttgtgctgttggagccttcTGGGCTGCTGTGAGGTTATTGTGGTCATGTGACTGCTGACATTATGTGGCAGTGCTCCAGCGGACATCGAGGTGGAGGAATGAGAACATCTGGTTCAGTTTGTGTGCGCACAGATGTTTTCTGCAGGTGTGAATGTTTGAATAAAGTTTCACAGTTTGAGGACTGAAATACAAGAAGCTCATGGTCAGTGAGGGTCGATTGATCTGCAGACTGATGCAGCAGACGTCCACCTGTCTCACATTAGCTCACCTGTGTCTCTGTCAGGTGATCTGCTTTTCCATGAAGTTCATACTTCGAGCACGCTGAGGCTGGCCGGCTATCTGTAAGTTAGCCACACATGCCCAGATGAGCTTTGCTATCACTACACTGACACTCAGGTGTGCAGGATATAGACATGTCTGTACAGCACACGCCCTCCAAGaagctctttttatacccagtCATGAGACTGACCTGCTGCCCGCTCACCTGATTGGCTGCTAAACACCAGGCTTTTTGGAGACAATTCAAATATATCTGATATTTATATTAAAACGGTGAAATGATTTCCTCAGTTTAAACACTTGATTTCTATAGATAATGAAATATGACTCAATATTCtgcttacatttacattttctcaGCGAGTGAGCTTTTTTAGAGCCGGGTTGTAGATGCTAGGGTTAGACTGCATTTCACTAGATGGCCACAGGGGGTATTTACCTAATAAACACTTAATAACAGTTAGGTTCGTTTACAGTAGAGTCCTGTGAACTCGGACCAACATGGCCAACGTGTCAGGTGTGTTGTTTACCTGTGAGTTACTGATGTAGAAAGTGCGCTGTGATTGGACGGCTAGACCTGACGCTAGGGAGAATTGTGGCATGTGTCTGAACACTGCTTTTCCAACAGCACCTGAACACACCACAGTATGAAACCTTACTCCTCTTtatttctgtcctctgtgtgcGTCTCAATTACACTAAGTGCAGCTATTCATCATTTAATTGGTCTAATCAATTAATTCAAAAGCTCagatgaagtgtgtgtgtgtgtgtgtgtgtgtgtgtgtgtgtgtgtgtgtgtgtgtgtgtgtgtgtgtgtcagtcagagagagagaagaaaatcaATTTACCCAGAATCCCCTCTGGCTGGCGTCCCTGCTGTAATAGCCTCAGACAGTAAAACCACTagtaccagtgtgtgtgtgtctgtctgactTTGTGAGGACCAACATCCCATTTTAACCATTGTAGAGAGGACGTTCCTGCCTGTTAGGTCTCTGTGTTGACTCCTCAGTGTAAGATGATCCTTTGAAGACCTCTGTGATGGTTCACGTTGGAATCAGGGCGACAATGAGGGTGACGAAGAGACCATGTGAGGACATGGTGCTTATACGATAACCTTTCATGACTGGTGATCTCCTCCTCTGCGCCATGACTCGGGGCATTGACATTGAAGTGAATGTTGTAGGCGGACTGAAAGCACGTTGGTTTATTTTGGAGGTGTGTcctgagcagagatgggcagtaacgcgttactgtaatctgattacttttctcaagtaacgagtaaagtaagggattactattgcaaaaacgataattagattactgtcactttcccgtaggaacgctgcgttactgcgttactaaaaccgtgatttttgtctgtctcatgacagtgacgtaagcgagtgcgacgtccgtgacaacagctgtgtgcagatcaacaatggatcacatatcgagtacgggagagagtatgagcgtgcagtgtttaaagcgtggaagtactgaccttactttgagtttgattccataaaaagtgacaaaaacattagtgtccgctgtgcgtgggaagaaaacttctttttacagcgaaaaaacccctaaacctccaacaagcaccgagtagctacgacgtaatgggaaactcacagagaaactcgcggattcttccactgaccgcggcacacctgcaccagggtaaacctccgcctgccccactcctgctttacaggtgaaaatagagcaacaggaccgctgagtctttgactttatttattttctgctgtgttttacttgcatctatttgaaagactgagtgtaaacacacaaaatattttattttatgagctggaatgtgcagaaaataggtttaaatgttaaactaatttcttccagtcagagaatgttgcatataattaaatctttgcttgatgcataaagttaaaagattaaaactaataaaacaagttttaaaaagatacttttccatttgattacattttgtatgatggattatgcagaaaaagtagaattgggctgaaagatctatcactttatcacctcttcaggttgtaaatcgggtttttaaaaagtaactaagtaactaagtaattaattacttttgaaaataagtaatcagtaaagtaagagggttactttttgggggaagtaatcagtaattagttactgattactttttttaagtaacttgaccaacactggtcctgAGGGCGGGTTGCCTGCTCCCATGTTGCTGGTTATTGTGGCCGTGATGCTGCAGGAGCTGCAGACTGTGAGGAGCTCACTTGATGTGATGGAAAGTCTCTGATGCTAACCAGCAGGTTAGTGTGTTTCTAACCTGCTGAGGAGATGCTCAGGTGTTTCCTACCTGTGCAGCtgcttgtttcctgtttcctgctCACAGACGTCTGCTGCAAACAGCCGTCTGACATGAGGATGAACTCAGAACTCAGAGTTGcatgttcgtgtgtgtgtgtgtgtgtgtgtgtgtgtgtgcgcgcatgtgtgtgtgtgtgcgtgtgtgtgcgcactcCTAGCTCCTGATTGGCTGATGGTGAGGGCTGTTTTGTTGCTCTGAATCACCACACAGACAGCTTCATAAAGTCTCCCAGCATGCATTGCGAGGGAGAAATAAATCTTACCGGGGTGGTGGTCAGTATAAGATGTGCGATCATCATGGAAACAGTTACCTGGGATACTGCAACTTCCTGTGAAAGCTGCACTGGTTTCACGTCCCTACTTGCTGCTGTTTCAAGACAGAAACAAAGAGCTGAGCTGCAGCTTAAACACACGTTCAATGCCACATGTTAAACCAACATGCTAAAAACATGCACATGAAAGAATACAGAAGCAACACAGGAGTCCTGAGGAACCCCACAGCTAGCTGCTATAACACAGAGTTTTTAGCTGGTTTCTAACTACAGACCTCTCCAAAGGTCTGCTGGCCTAAGTCTTCGTCTGCAGGGTGATGTCAAATGATTGTTGTCAcatgttgttttgcttttttgctttattttgtaacCAGACATGTCCCAGTGTTAAACATTTGCAGGACCAAATCTGTCAAAGTTATCACAGTGATAAAGCTGCGGCTCTGTAAAGGAGAAAGGACCGAGAACACCAACCGTTATAACTGCAGTAAAGGTGGATGGTGGTCTCCACAGAGGGGGGACCCATCAGCAATCAGGCGCCTGTAACACAGTCTTCAGACCTCCTCTCAGGTGGTTCGACACCAACTCACAGCTTGACCCATAACTCACATGATTACAGGGTGGGTCAGCAACTGTGAGGATGACCCCCGAGAGGACAAGCCTACCAGAGGACAAAGACCCGAGACACCACATCGTTCTGTCCAGTGAAACATTTGCAAGAACCTCCAAATGCCTTAAACTTAAGAACTTAAGGAGTTGCAGGACCTAGAAGACTAAGAAACCACACAGGTTAAAGTGTTCTCTTCAGTTGAGCTTGATCTGTGAAACATGAACATTATTACACTCAGCTGTTCACTGATCAGGCTCAACATGAAGGGAAAGCTGACCGATGTTTGCAGGTCAGGTTATCGTCTggctgcttcaaggttcaaacTCCACGAGGAGAGCAGCAGTCACACAGATCATCAGTTCCACCTTCATCATCCATCACATCCATCTCACCTGCAGATACAAGAAGCTAAAGAGGACACGGGAATGACAGATCATGGAATCAGGTGAGAACATCATCGTCACCTCAGGTTTCAGAGGTTCGCACGGTGATGTTTGGAAAAATATGAACACGACCTTTAAATCAGTTACAAATATAAAACCTGAATGTCTGATCAGATTTActccaaacacaaagaaaaggtgAGCAGCAAAACAAAACGCAGAGAAACAGTGCCTCCAGCGCTGAAAACCTGAACATAAAGGACAAGTCTGAAGACGGCGCGCTCAAACATCGGTTTTCAGTTAAGTTTGATTCCAGCTGTTTGTTTCCCTCCGAGCTCCATCAGCTCCTCTTTACCTGCTGCAGGTGTTTTAGTGCTGATGGCCTGTGCGTCCCACTCACCTCTGCCACGAACGCCAAACAGAATCAGCTTCTGATTGGCCAGACCgcagaacagttttccacttcctgcgtgtgtgtgtgtttcagagatCAGCCGCGTGAGGAAGGACATGTACACGGACACGCTGAACGGATCGGAGAAGAGCAGCGAGCTGCCGGACGCTGTCGGCCCAACGGTGCAGCTGCAGGAGAAACTCTACGTCCCCGTGAAGGAGCATCCCGacgtatgtctgtgtgtgtggatcaTCGTGATGCACCAATAATAATTCATTTCCTGTGTTTCCATCAGTGTTGCTCTGTTTCAAAGTTTTACGACTCAGTAGATTCATTCTAACTATTTATGGCTATTTCTGAAAGAGGATTGGCTGATTAGTGCTTAGGTTGTCATGGTAACAGGctgacctgtgtgtgtatgtcagtTTAACTTTGTGGGGAGGATTCTGGGCCCTCGCGGTCTGACAGCGAAGCAGCTGGAGGCTGAAACTGGATGTAAGATCATGGTGAGAGGAAGAGGCTCTATGAGAGACAAGAAGAAGGTAacgtgcacatgcacacacagcatGTCAGGTATTCATATCTTGTGGGGACATGTAATTAACACAATGCGTTCCTTAGCCCCTaaccatgaaaaatgaatgcctaaccttGAGCCTAAGCCCTAGCTATCaccctgacactaaaaacacatttagtCTCAAACATGCCTTCAGACTTGTGGGGACCAGGATTTTGGTCCCCATAAGTGTAGTAAACTTCCAATTATTGCTACCCACAAAGATATGAATACACGCTcatacgcacgcacacagaagGCATAAGATGAAAATTTTCTTCttatatttcaaatatttgattttctTGGTTTAATCAAAGCAGTGACGTAAAAAGTGAAAATGCCTGACACTGAAACACAGTCAGAGGTCAGTCAGCAGATTTTCATTTAAAGAACAACACATATGAAAATACACATCTGGTGTAGATATGCAGGGCTGATCCAGAGACAGAACACGTGAGCCTGAGCATCACTCAGATGTGTTTCAACATTTAAAACGAACGAAGAGCCTTCTCTTTGTTTGAGAAGCTAGAAGAGTGAGAACGTGCACGGCTGCTGAGGTATGACACATTTCCTTATCACAGAGAGTGTGTTCTTATGAATTTTATTCCAGATGTTAGGGTTAACTCTGCATTCtgcttgtgttttattgtgcattttctgaaggACTTTGTAACATTCGGTTTGATGTGTGCACAGAGGAGATCAGTCAGAATAGAACGTGTCAGTAGAATTAGGTCGCTCAGTGAAGTGACCGCTTATTGTTGTGAATCTGCAGGTTCTGAGTGCATCAACGAACGCTGAGCTGCGTCTTTCCTTTTACTTGAACTTCTATCCTATCACAGCGAACGTCCACTCAACCCGAAACAGATACCTGCAGAAGTTCTTCTGCAGGTATCTGTTTCGGGTTGCAGGATCCAGCCTGAGCTCAGTGGACCAAACCAGTTTGAGCAGGGTCTTTCTTCATGCAGGTGCAGACTAATGTGGGATGGGCCTGATTGGAGAAATAGTTCATGTCCGAAACAGGAAGTATCTGTGGCTCCAACGAAGCCCGAAAATCTGTCGCTGTCTCAGATGGATGGTCTGTCCCTAAAACTGAGACTTTCACTGATTAGAGTTCAGTTTgaaaactataaaaataaagTCACACATCCTTCCAAAAAAGCTCTTAAACTCTTCTGTTGCTTGAACTTCAAACTGAAGCCAAAATCCCAGCTTGCATTCTGAACTTTATAAAGTTTCATTCTGCTTTGGCAGAAAGGACAGGACATtttgggttagggttaggtccTGTCAGACTGAAGAAAGACTTGTGACATGAATTTGTCTTTAGCTTGAGATTTTAAATACAACTCCGAACAGGATGTTGCTTCATGCACCCGTGTGTCAGAAAGTTTGTCTGCCAACTTTCAGGAAGAGCTGAGACTCTAAAATAAGAGCTGACGAGCTGCTTCCTGTGAAAGCTCTGAGTCTGCAGAAGCAGCCGAGTCACACGGTCTCCTCAGGATTAAGACTCTCTGAATGATTCACAGTGAAGAAactatttcaaacatttcaggtcaaactgctgaaaaaacatgcgtgtttgtgtttctgcgtGTGTGACGCTGACAAGGTTAGCCACCTGCTACGCTAACAGAGGTACATGAGACAGGCGTAGCAACAGTTCAACACAAGCCAGATGGAGCTAGAGGAGAGGGAGGACAATGAATGAGGGGGGTGTTGGTTTTGCACTGATGTCGTGCTGAAACTCATACAGTTTTTGTTAAGACCACTCATCTGTGCAAGAAAACGATCGTCCAATCATCTGCCGATCCTCTGCTAACTCAGCAGACTTCCTGCTAACACGCTAACAGGCTGAACGCCAGCAGAAGATCGCAATATAtagcatgctgtaggtattacaggtactgtgctgcagtggtttgtgtCATATCTATCTAACAGACTCAATTTGTTCGTATAAATGGAGAATCtacttcacacactgaggttaattatggagttccacagggttcagtgctaggaccaattctgtttacattatacatgcttcccttaggcagcatcattagaagacatagcatacatttacactgctatgcagatgacacccagctctatctgtccatgaagccatataacacacaccaattagttaaactttgaccaggacatgtccttcaatgcaaatattaaacaaatatgtgagactgctttcttccatttgtgcaacatctctaaagttagaaatatcctgtctcagagtgacgctgaaaaactagttcatgcatttattacttccaggctggacgactgtcattcattattatcaggaagtcctaaaaactccctgtaaagccttcagttaatctcagttttttttaaccttataatataaattaccttgaggtgactgttgttgtgatctggTGGCTTACTTAtagttcctagagtatttaaaagtagaatgggacaCAGAGCCTTTAGCTTTGAGGCCCCTCTTCTGAGGACTACAGAcagtgaatgtaaaaacaaactgtAACTCCCTGGATGCATTTCACCAAAGTCAGTCAATTGTGAACACCAGACAGCATGTGAATATTTACTACTTGTCTCTGTCTTCACTCATGTCTCCACCTGCAGGAAGACCAGAACAGAGGGAAGCCAAACTGGGAGCACCTGAACGAGGACCTTCATGTCCTCATCATGGTGGAAGACGCCCAGAACCGAGCCGACATCAAACTCAAACGAGCTGTAGATGAAGTCACCAAGCTGCTCGTGCCTGCTGTGAGtcccctgacctctgacctgtgtgtgtttttgtgaggaCAAAGGAAGTTCTACATATCCAGGCTTTCTTCAAGTTCGCTGGCTTGATGAACTCTAAAACTTGCTATTTATCAACTTTTTCTGTTAAGTCGGGATCTCTATTAGCGCCAGGTGCTCTGACCAGAGACATTAAAGGtctatgatgatgatgaaacctGTAAAGAGGTGAACCCCTCAGAGGTGGAGCAGCAGAAACTGGTTAATCTGCTGATTTGTGACAGAGAAGAATAAAGGTTTGAATGGCAGGAAGGATGTTGCTCTGAGCGCGCTCAGcgctgctgtttgtttcctaGGTGACAGCTTCACATCACAGCTGTGAAACATGACAGCTTCCTGTCCCACAGCCTGATGAAGGGCACGTGAGATCAGATCAGAGGGAACGAATGTGATTGGTTGAAAAGGCGTTCATGTTTCATGATCACATGAACACTTGATCACATGaaaggtaaatggcctgtatttgtatagcgctttactagtccctaaggaccccatagcgctttacacatccagtcatccacccattcacacacacattcacacactggtgatggcagctacattgcagccacagccaccctggggcgcactgacagaggtgaggctgctggacactggcgccaccgggccctctggccaccaccagtaggcaacgggtgaagcgtcttgcccaaggacacaacaactgcgactgtccaagccggggctcgaaccagcaaccttctgattacaaggcgaactcccaactcttgagccacgatcgccccatgaaCACGTGCACTTTCAGTCTGATCTGCTGGAGCTTCTTCATTCATTGCTTTCAGGAACATGCTGCACACAGAGAATCTCTCACTCTGAAAACATGCTGCATTAAAGAATCAGAGGAAACTCTGAGCCTCACCTGGTGATGCTCAGCATCAGTCACCATGGTGATTCGGCAGGTAAACGGACTCGGGTCGCTGACATCAACCTCACTTTGGGGTTTCAGCCCTTGGGCTTTAACCTTCATGTTCATGTTAGAATCACTTCTAGATttaggagtgtgtgtgtctgtgtgtgtttgcgtgtgtgtgtgtgtgagagagagagagacaggaagtgCAGTGATTCTGCTGATCTTCACTTCCTCCACTCTCACTTCCTTGATTTGTGCAgaggcaggaagaaaaaaaactaggaAGTGAGTCTGGGCACCTGAtgattctctttgtgtgtgtgtgtgtgtgtgtgtgtgcgtgtgtgtgtgtgtgcgtgttttctAACAGGAAGTTGGAGGGAGGCATTGAAGTTACTTTCATGTTGCAGAGACACAAAGTGGTTTAGAAGTCAGTTTGTAGTTGGactgaagaaaatgaaagatgtTAACTGACGAGCTGATTGTCTAACGAGCTCGTGGCAGGTGTGTCGTGTGTGTTtgatgttgtgttgtgtttcctCTCAGGAATTGGTAGAAATAATCGCCGTTGTGTGGTGGACAGCAGCGCCCCATGTGGTCTGCACAGCCCTAAGCAGGCTGGTTACTGAGCGTGCTCATAGGATACTGTAACCATCATGAGTTCAAGTCATCTTAATTTGACAAAAGTTTATTTCTGGGACTTGAATGGTCTCTAGCATATCGAGACTATCTCTCCACACCATTATATATTCCATATATACGGGGTACGAACCTCCTTGGTCGTGGGGCGTTGATAATTCTTTAAGACACTCCAGCTTGCCCGGCCACGCCCCACAGCTCACGtataaaacagctgtgcagaCATGACATGACTGTTTGACGTGATTGTTTGATCTCCACTTGTgtcgtgtgtgtgagtgacttTTCTTCGagagtgctgtgtgtgtgtgcatccgTCAGGAGCCTCTTTCGGCAGCCTCCCTGGGTGCTAGCCTCTCCCCTGCCCTTTCCCTTAGCTTGGTCTCCCTTAGCTGGTTTCCCTCAGCCGTGGTTCCCCTTAGCTTGGTTCCCCTTTATCTTTCCCTCGGCCCCGGTTTCCCCTAGTTGGTCTCCTGTGGCCCGGTTCCTTTGCCAATCGAGCTgccgtctgtgtgtgtggcatCTTGCCCGTGTTCCCTCGGCATCTTGCCCGCCTTGCAGGCTTCACGGCACTGGGACTTCGCTGTGCTACAGCTGGCGAGTGAGCATTCTCCGGTCTGTTAGCCTGTCTGCCGTTGCCCATAGCTTGGGTGCAGCCAGCAAGACTCGGCTCGTTGCTCGGCTACAGTGGGAAGGATGTCAGATTTCCAAGCATACGCTTTCACCTGTCACCTGTCACCCACCTGTCCCTgggctgccccctgctggtcccCAGGCACAGTGTCGGGCAAAATGGGTCCCTTCAGCTCTTAATTAGAGCATGACGGGTGTGGGAACTAGCCTTTCCTGAGGTCCCATCTAGTAGAGCGAACCTCAAGGTTGATGATGTCATACAGCCACAGCGCCTCCTATCTCATGTGCCGCTGCTGCCTGATTGGTCTGGTTGCAGGCAGTGAGTGTGCTGCATCCCAGCATTTGTGGTCCCCTGCCCGCAGATGGTTGCTGCTATGCATGGTGGGAGTAGTTTGCCTTTGGCCCCTCCCCCAATAGCCCTGTCCCTGGTCTCTTTGGACGCCCCTTCGGGCCCTCCCTGGGCAGGGCAGCATGCCCTAACAGGGGCGTGAGGGTAACTGATGCCCTGCTGGCGGCCATTTCGTCGCTCCCTCTACAGGGATGGAGCTTGACACGTCAGCTGCAGGCAGGCTGGGGACATGGAGAGCCCTCCCCAATCTTGTGCCTCTTGGGCTAAAATGGAGATGATGGCTGCAGCGTTGCCTCCCATTGCCCCGCCTCTGTGAGGCCTGTGCCGGTGGAGGTTGATTCTCAGGAGGATGATGTTTATGACGCTTGACTCTGGTCAGACGACCAgggttacagtggggcaaaaaagtatttagtcagccaccgattgtgcaagttcccccacttaaaatgatgacagaggtcagtaatttgcaccagaggtacacttcaactgtgagagacagaatgtgaaaaaaaaatccatgaatccacatggtaggatttgtaaagaatttattcgtaaatcagggtggaaaataagtatttggtcaataacaaaaatacaactcaatactttgtaacataacctttgttggcaataacagaggtcaaacgtttactataggtctttaccaggtttgcacacacagtagctggtattttggcccattcctccatgcagatcttctcgagagcagtgatgttttggggctgtcgccgagcaacacagactttcaactcccgccacagattttctatggggttgaggtctggagactggctaggccactccaggactttcaaatgcttcttacggagccactcctttgttgcccgggcggtgtgttttggatcattgtcatgttggaagacccagcctcgtttcatcttcaaagttctcactgatg
This is a stretch of genomic DNA from Maylandia zebra isolate NMK-2024a linkage group LG13, Mzebra_GT3a, whole genome shotgun sequence. It encodes these proteins:
- the qkib gene encoding protein quaking; this translates as MEGREKPRPGPDYLMQLMNDKKLMSGLPNFCGIFQHLERLLDEEISRVRKDMYTDTLNGSEKSSELPDAVGPTVQLQEKLYVPVKEHPDFNFVGRILGPRGLTAKQLEAETGCKIMVRGRGSMRDKKKEDQNRGKPNWEHLNEDLHVLIMVEDAQNRADIKLKRAVDEVTKLLVPAAEGEDSLKKMQLMELAILNGTYRDASIKTSSLAFSFAASSVSQQASRVLSGPAPILAPPTALRTPAPTGPTLMPLIRQIQTVLPNGTPALMAGVGPESGLIYTTPYDYPYTLAAPASILEYPLDSGGMLGKPAPPCSCECSPTPHHHTHGQWSPAPTLVLRHAS